In Biomphalaria glabrata chromosome 8, xgBioGlab47.1, whole genome shotgun sequence, the genomic window CCTTCATCAATTTTAATTGTTAACAactttaacatttttcttttttaaagttgctGCTCTGCAcgtaacattaatttattttgttccaGGCCAAGCCATTTCCAAGTGATGAGGAGTTGATTGACAGGCTGGACATCAGTCTTCGGTGGGAGGAGTACAAACAGAAACTTCTGAGAGACTTTATTCACCAGCGTTGGAACCACAGGAGATGAGACATACTTGATTCAAACAGGGTCCATACAATTTTAGAGCAGTGACTCAATAGAGATcaattgtaaaaaacaaactacagaGAACAAACTtcttagtaaatattttttccttCATTTATTAATACATGAATTTTAAAAGTATACACACAGATCGATCATAAGAACACAAGTCTTTGAAAATTCAAATATACTTTaaagtatacattttttgttaacaattaaaaaaaacaatgtcaaataaaatattctaactttttacatttttttgtattgattagtTAAGCCTTGtcagtattcttttttttatagcattcagaaaaaaatacattcaaaatatattttaaaacctagttaaaacacacacaaaaattagaaaataataatttagcattaaaaaaaatggtgcatACTTTGTGTTGGGTGAAATCTGAATAGACCTTCAGTTCCTTGATTGCACATGTAATAGATATGGTATGCTTTACTGTTATCATTAGCGAAACTTCACATAAACTGTAAATATATGTTTAACGGAGTCTCAATGATCACCTTAATGGTATAAAACaatactgattttaaaaaatgtacaagcTTATAATCATAATAATCTATGTACATGACTTATACACATTGGActtcattataaaaaattttgagAGGATTGCTTTGACTTATatatcagaaacaaaaaaaacgtaCACATAAGTCAATTTCTGGATCTAGGCCAGGCTTGaaaataagttaagaaacaaCCCGATATAGAAGATTATTATTTAGATAAATCTATATGTACATACATATGGAATGAAAGCACACAAAAGTCTGTGGAAATCATCAGTAGCACATGAGATTGAGTTATAAATGTCTAATTGGAAAAGGCTGAATCACTTTTATAACAGAACAAGAAAAGGTAATCTAATATTGCAAGATTACCTTAAACAATCCTTTACATATTTGTGTTgtcaaagtttaattttaaaaagtgagtTATGgttctttaattaatatttgGAACTACAGTATAgacaaatttataaaacaaacatgaaGTTACAAACTATAGCAGAATCTAtacaacttaaaacaaatttctgcaTTGTAACCAAAGATAATGTGTAACAATAAAGAACTTggattattattaacatttaaaaaagtgATGTCTGACGGAGCAGCGATGAGTTAGCTTTTACAAAACATGAAGTCTACAGACTAACAACTATTTTTCCACAgctaaaaacataattaatctcATAGCTCAATATGaagactattttatttctgataATAACttctgaaattaaattttatagaAACCAAATAGATGTGGAATAGAATAAATGTAAAACAATGCTTCAGAGAATGACATTAAAGGAACAAGAATTACATGGAATGCTTTTTAATTCCCCTTGCAATAATAACCACTGCATTTTCACTCACATTACAAAATTTACTTCTTTACAGTAAGAATGGTAAATGATAATATACATTTCATATGTACATTAAGTAGATATAAGTATGTATGCCCTCAAAACAGCATATGTTGTTTCAGTGCTCACAAATTTGTCTTTATAATTTGTGAGTGACAAAGATCATGACATCATTACAAGTTCAATGTTGACAAAATAACTTAAAAAGTTATTGTCCTTCCATTGTCTATACATTTATAGTAAATTAAGGCACCAACCAAAAGGTATCAAGAAAGCTTCAATGCcaggaaagtaaaaaaaatggctgATTATCTTTGTGCAAGAGCTAGAGAAGCTGGCTTGGTCTGTCATCAGAACCATCTCAGCTCCACTGTACTTACTTCAATGATTTGTTGCTgggtttttttaatgaagtacAAACATCAGTCATTCCTCAGAATCAAGCAGTGAGGTCAAGTAGACATGTTATCGCTTCAAATTATGCACTGAGTGTCATGACATTAATATCCAGTCAGACAATAAGTGTGAACTAGACATCAGTCTGTGTTAATGCATTGATTCTAATTACTGTTGAGCTCATGTCAAACTCTATTAATCTGACTCTATTAGAGTCAAAATACTGTGTTTGAAAGTCCTTTAGTGGACTGAATCCTCAAATATTAAGAAAACTGTTATTGTTGATAATGTTTGTGAGGGCAGACGTCAGAAATCTTCAAACATTATGATCCAACAATAGAGTCTGTAAAAGTATTGTTAATGAAGTTCTCCATAGTGCCTTTCACCTCTTGGCCATAGTACTCAATGATCtagagacaaaacaaaacaaaattgagtATCTTTCATCTGAACTTGAGAAAACCAAACAGGAGAGTTAGAAAAACAATGGCAAAACAAACAGGTGGTGAAGACAGACAACTATATATCATGTGTGAGAGGCTCCAAGAACAGGTGAAGAAAGTAAGGAATACTGGAAACAAGTCTACAAGATAAATGTTATGTATAACTTAAGAAACAGAATATAAAAAAtggttttataaaaaaacaaagcttatattgagacAATGGAGAGCACCATTCAATCACAGTTTTATCTCTCAATGTTGcaatttatctcccctttttctACATAAACAGaataaattaattatcactaattgaTTCATTAATTGGTCAAttcactaattgtttaattattttttataagtcATGTGTTGCcatcaacaataaataattgtgcacaatttcaacttaatctgagaatggaaagtgggagagaaaGGTGTACAAGAATATAACCATACAGAGCCAGTTCACATACATTTATCAttctaaagtaaaagtaaacttccccctttcagaccttgtgatctatggggcaggtgatgtaaaggtaatctatTTATGTGGCcaaagggtgttatgtggccaacacaatgaccaacaaccagtaaaaacttttaacaagctaatgtcaggaacccatcAGAGCTGGAGGCACCCTGataatcccaaaattaaaaatcctggTCTCACCATAATTCGAATTCAGGACCCCAAATtcgaagccaagcactttaccactcagccaccacgcttCAAAGAATACTTATAAGAGagaaaattttctaaaaaaaaaaatgaaaaacaaaattctcaCAAAATCATTTCATTAAATGTAtcctaatttttttgttaaaattttaagAGAATGCTatcaaaacatttctttgaaaCCAACCTATTAGCCACTATGATCCACTAATCCTAGATGGAGGTCTCAAGAAATACTACTTGCACCCCTGGGGATGGGCCACATCAGACCCAAGAAATAAGCCAGAGATCAACTAAGTGGAACTTACCGTAAGAGAGCCCTGAGTCACAGCTGCAATATTCTGGAGAACATCATCCTCCACGAAGTCACAGTAGGTCAAGTTTAGGTACATCAGCTCAGTGCAGAAGGTAGTTGACCGATGGGGCAAGCAAGGAAATTTGGCCAGCTGTAACATTTCACAAAATATTAACTCCTTAAACTTATAAAAAGTTTTGAGAGGAACACCCTCCATATCCCAAGAGTGAGCATGAATAGTCTTTTAGTGAAGACTGTTATGGAGTGAATGTATGTATTTCTAATGTAACCATGATATGGCTCAAGtctgttgattttttaaagtttccctttcagaccttgtgatctatggggcagatgatgtaaaggtcatctgttttagtAGACCATGAATAATAAGTGgtccatgtggccagcacaacgaccaaccgcctttacttctccTCAACTaactcaggtacccattagagctgggtggactcaagaggcaccctaaagattcAAATTTGCGGcccctgttcggaagccaagtgctttaccaccgCCCCTACCAAGTCTGTTTTAGTTGAGGTTATTAATAGGGTAGTGAAAACAGCAGTAGGAAAGTTCAAGCAGGAGACGAGCGATAGAAAGACATGCAagtagtattttgttttatttgtgtgaGGAGGTACAAAACTAGTGATCCAGAGCCCTTAGCCTTCTGGATGACAAAAATGGTTATCACCTAGCCACAATGGATAAACTAACTTTAGACAATATTACATTAtcaacattgaaataaaatgctgTCAATGTTTTGAATTGAAGTTgtgatcatttttttgtttcaaaacaagttttatttaaatttggcaATTTAGAGATTATTACACCTGAGACACCTACAATGGTTTATAGTTTGCCTAACTGTTTGAAGCTGCAACCCAATGACCACACATCAACAAAGACCAAGTTAACAGATGGAGGACACAGAAGTTATAAAATGATGACATTTAGCAAAAGTACAAACAATCAACACCCCTCCCCCAAACCAAACCATTTAAGACATTCCGTAGTAAAACAAAGACTAAAATATATGAATGGTCAGAAAATGAGCAGGTATGATAACTAACTGACATTGAGATATGAGGAAAAAGAGACTTTATCCTATATACTGCAAAGTTCTTAACTatacaacaataataatggaTGCAGATGAACAaccaaaaaatcatttttaattagaatttttaaaaagcacattACTTACATTTGGGCTAAAAGTTCCATCAGCAAAGGCAAATTGATTTTTCTTGATATATTCTTCAAGAAAACTTGCCAACTCCTCAGGAACTGAaaatattaagtaaaaaaaatcaaatccaaatcaagtcaaaagtttaTGTGGAAGAAATTATGATgtgcaggtaaaaaaaaacaacactagatctaggttaTAAGTAATAAATTAAGTTTTAAACACCAGATCTAGATTGAAAGTagtaaaaagaattaaaaataaaaaatggataaattgtattacttgagataattttaataaatggcgCCGATGTGATTTCTTTTACACCTTCCAAATTTACATAGGTCAAACGAGTACAGTTTGTCAGTAAAGCGTGGATGGCACCATCAGTTAGTtctgaaaaaaaagaatttttttttaactagtccTTAAGCAAAACTCAATAACAAAATTCAATTAGTATTCTCCCaaacaaagaagaaataaataaaagaaataggtGATATTTTAATTAGATGATCCGTAGTCTCTAGAGTTTAGAATCTTTTAAGAAAAATTCTTAGAAATGAGAaggaaaaaatcttttattaatTGAAGCAAAAACTTTAAACGGATATCAAAAACTAttataattgaaaataaaatgatataaatgttTTGCGCAGAGACACACCCCCACACACAAATACTTACGTGAATTCCAGTCCAGATTAATTTTTTCCAAAAGCGTTAAATTTTCTGACAGCATTATCAAGGCACTGTCATTAACAGCATCTGATGAACAGAACCAATACATTTGAACATTAGTTTAAAAAGGTGAGAAATttcaaattaaatgtaaactctGAGGTGTACTGCGTTACTTTTATAGGTTGAAATCAATGACCAACAAGTACAGGCCAGCACATGAAgctgtttaaacaaaaacttttttgctTAAAGTAGGAAAGATGAAGACTACGCAAGTACATAAACTACTGAGCAAAATATGAGTGCCCAGGTTCAACTAAGCCTGATCTTGTGTTTATTTGTTGAataacagggggggggggtgtttgagGGGTAAAACCTTTGGTGCCATGGAATGGAAGCGAGCAAGGCCATTTTGAACAACAAATTATTAATTCTAACATTGGTTGAATATTTGCATCACAAGGTCATGGGGGAATGTTTATTTCAGACCATAATAAGAGTGGTTGAGAAATTCAATGCGCATGAAAGGAGATTGGTTGTtttcaaaaggaccaatttcttacaggaatctctaagcctaaaaaagaaacaccaacttgatcAAATAACTCTGGAATCCACAATACAtcataatgaatctccaccctgggacaaAACCTCTCTTCCTAGTATAAGAgaccatattgaaaataaaaaaaaaaatctgactaCATACCAACAGAGCTCAGgcaaatagtgaactgttttctaaaAACTCTGATCAGtagatcagagtttacacggatggctcatcccataaagcaaCCACAAAtagaggagctggaatacttaacGAATGGCCCgatggagaaaaactagaaaaatccattgcaactggagagctctcagACAGCCACAGaacagaaagggaagcactagaactagctgctaccatgctagaaAATCAATCAAGTaccccacacagtcagattgtctaaCCAATGCAAGAGCAACTCTACAAAGCTTGGAAAACTCCTCCAATATAAAACAACTCAGGACAGCCTttataaagctcaacaacaacagaaagaaaactgttattcaatggataccagcacatattgaactagaaggaaatgagaaggctgacacacttccCAAGAGTGgaagaacaaactcacaataaCAATTACTTTGTTACTAACAACACATGGATGGAaaactaatagaaaaaaaaagacattttttaacccatgcccccccccccactcaaaaaccagagttttccctagTGAAGTCAattagctgttgttttttttcccaaagatatacataaactgtaaaATTTCTAGAGAAAATCATGTTTTTTCAACTGATGAAGAATTGGTAAGTtgataagaggaattgtaaaaccAATGATAAATACACCAATCATAAAACATTGTTCacaaacattataactattattattacattaaatgaCACAATTATGGCATTCCCTGCAATAGTAATtgatagtttttttgttgttttttttcttgctcaAAATGGAAATTTTTTGGGAAATTTCTGTACAGTTTTCAGACTTTGAAatctatagagaagatgatgaaAAGTTCACCTGTTTTTATGGCCGACAGTCAACAAAGGTGACGTGGCCAACGCAATAACCAATGGCCTTTACTTTAAATAACCAAATTTAGGTATCAATTAGATTTGGGTGGGCTTGAGTTTCTTAAAAAtctcgaaaaagaaaaaaagaatcttcAAGACTCGAAACCGGAACCTCTCGGATAGGAAGCCAATTGATTTACCATTCAGACATGAGGCTTCATCTTTGTGTAAAAACCAGtctatgttaattttttttctccaatatattgatttaaaaaaaaataatttttaaataaaagaactaACTCATATTGCTGGAAATATTCAGCACTGTGATCATAGAACAATTCTGGGCCAGCAAGTTCAATGTCAAGGTCGTCACACAGCTTTCTCTCAGCGTCAGCTTCTGTAAGTTTCTACAGTTGCTAGCAATTGCATTTAGGCCATCATCAGACTCGATGTCTTCACACCAAGACAAGTCTAGATCTGTGAgctaaaataaatttcatattTTATCTGACAACATTAATGAATTTCTATAATTAGGATatagtttaaagaaaaaaaaaaggttttattttagataatttaatATCTAGTTGTATCTGGGATGATAACCTTTTGAAATCCTTATAAAAATCTTACTAGCCTGGGACAACTATAACAAGCCTAAAAAATGTAACCTGtcaaataaaatttctaagaaaaaaatcattttgtaaaTACAGGCAAACAAAACCATCTCTGTAACAACCCTGTAGCAACTGTCATTGAGCTCAGGGACCAcataagaaaactaaaagctcaattcaaagtaaattaaaactaaGACTTTTGTTTAAGTAGAGCGGCTTATGTAGCGTCAAACTAATGTTGCCAATTATTTGCTGCTGACATTATTAAAGAATGCAATAAAAATTTctccatttaaaaaagaaacttttttattattccatctatgaagtcttattattatcattatttgtaTTAGCTAGCTTTCCTTCTTTGCAGATATACTatacaatataaaaattaacaaaattttaatgttattaaTGGAATTCTAAGCAGGGACTTGACATTAAGTTCAACTTACCTTAAGTGGAAAGCGCCCTAATGCTATCATAAGTAAAGAGTTATTTGTGATCATGGTCTCAGCTACCCGGAAACGGCTCAATTGATAGAATTCAACTAATGGTGCAATTACATTGTCATCAATAAAGGGTACTCCTGAAGAAAGATTATATAAAGGCTATTATTATcacttaattactttaaaaagattaaattaaGTTAGTCGATTAAGCAATTAAAAGTAGGTACAATGCAATGAAAAAACCCTCAGTCTAAGACATGCAGAAATGCAACTAAATGTACTAAtagagagattttaaaaaaaatcacaagaGAACTATTATCTCAATGCTCTACTTTAAGACTTCCAAGTGAAAGAAATGCAATCTAAAGTGAACATTTTCTTGATACCTGGATAACTAGCTGAGAACAAAgaacgttgaaaaaaaaatggctttaaAGTAAACATCACTTCTAAGggaagaaaacaacaaatttgAGTGTGGGTTATATCAATAAAAGTTTGTGAGGTAattgaaaatgaataaaaaagatCTAACTGTGAGCATAAAGGTTAGGAAACTCTtgtctaaaaaataaaacatttaaaaaatgcccTAAAAAAGTGCTCATAATTTAATGCTTACCTGTAAAGTCGATTTCGGTTAAGTTATTCAGTTGCATAAGCTGCATAATTCCCACATCAGTTATACGATCACAGCCTTCAAGGGATATCTGAGTAAGTTCGGGGCAGAAAGTGCCTATTTTTTGCAAAATCCTGTCTGACACAATGGGACTGGTTTTTCCACCGTACACTCTTAGGCTGGTTAGACTTGAATTGGAGCACAAAAATTGTTCAAAGTACAGAAGACAAAGGTCCTCATCAAAAGCATACCCACAGCAGCAGAAACTGGTGATAGCTGGTTTGTAAAATGCCATAATAGGGCCACTGTCTCCTAGAGCATTGTTTGGTGGCATGCCGACTGCATTAAAGGTACTCTCCTGTTCAGCAGTGCcagtatttaaatttatggGGTCAGAGCTCAATGTGAGCGGTTCTGAAAAGTCACTTAAGACTTGACTGTGGATAGTTTCTTTATTATCAAAGTGAGCATCTAGTACTTTGGATGGGTTTGAGCACTGCAAAGAGGCAGCAAGACTTTCAGTACTGTGTGTATCGTTGCCTGTCCTCCTCTCCATAAGAAGTAGGTCTTGCTGTCCCTTCTGACAATAATTCTCAGATCCATCACTCAATGAGCATGGAACTATGTTTTCAGAATGACTTTTACCCTGTTTCTGTATAGAGCCATTGATTCTTTTATGTGCATTACTACACAACAGATCAGTACCTGAACAAGAAAGAACATAGATACAATGattattacattaaaaacaaaacaatccttTCTGTACATCTATAGCTGTAAAACACTGAAGAGAAGACAATAATTATCATTAGCAATTATCATAACTGGATTTATGCAACCTTCAACACAAAACTGAGTAAAGGTAATGGGTAAAtggtatccctttcagaccttgtgatctaaggggcagatgatttaaagtttATCTAATTCTATGGctgacagttaatgagggtgtggCCAAACAAAGATCAACCCAatgtatgtcaggtacccattagaattggggaAACTCATGGACATTCTAAGTTTATTTGACCCCTTGCTTTGGAAGACAAAAGCTTTGCCACTGGGCCATCTCACCTCACAAAAAAATTGAGTGATTTAGTTTAAATGGAAAAACAAGACAATCAGAGCAatgatatttcttttaattccatGAAAGTCATTTCACAATAATTTTGAATAAATCTAGTTACTATAACTGTTATCTTAATAACAACTATTTTCTTCAATTAAGAGTATTTCAtacttaaaataataaaaaaaatattttcaagaatGTTTACAGTCACAAATGTATTTTCTACATTGTctttatgaattaaaaaacaacaacaacaaaaaacagttGATCTTGTGAAAGTGCTAAATAATTAGGTCACTTTTTTGTGTCAGATCAAAGCAAgaaccaaatttaaaaaaaaatcaagactcAGACTATCTAAAATAATGtttgactaattgttttacATTTCGGATGCTCCATCAGAATCAAAGACTATTACATCCTAGACCAAAACATCCCGCAGGAAGTTAAGGATGGTGATGGGCAGGTTAGACCCCGGGATCTTGGAGAAAACTGTCCAGAGGGAATACCAatcaaccaggcagccatccatttgtAATCCCAGAGTATACTGATACAGCTTGAGgaaatttttatcttttttaaaaagggtgtaatttttaaagacaaaaataataataaccatCACATTCGAAGAGTGTATAATGTTTTGCCTAAAAGATTAATCACAAGGCTAACTAATTAGTTTACACTGTCATAGCAACCTTTACTAAAGTAGCTGTCTTGCATGTTTGAACTAAACTGagattattttctttaacaGCACATTATTTGGCAAGTCTTAAATTTCACAATACAAAAGTTGTTGAACAAAAGATCATTTGTTTTGCTAGAAAGCCATTATAAACTCTGTTAGCCTaataaatttacaaataaatgattATCAATCTAGAAAATCTTTACCTGAACGTCTATCATGTTTCCAGTTAAAAAGCCGTTTGACTTTCCTTGACAAGTCATCAAACTCTTTGAGTGTTTGGGCAAGAGTGCTAGTCTTTGGTGCTTTTTTATCAGTGAATTCATTATAGTACCTTACAGCAGCAGGAAGACCCAATccagacaaatataaaaaagcagTGCATTCTATCTGAAAACAACCAAactcaaattgaaattttaaatcttcatgttttatttggaatagtcaaaataaaaataaattaactctAACAGACCACTGTACAGATTTTTCGTCCATTTCCAAAATTGTAACTGAATATATGCCATGGTACTTTACTAGaccaatacattaaaaaaattctccagaatttaacatttttatccaATAGTAACTAAACAGCATGTTTAGCCTTTGCAAAACGTCTGCGTGGTCATACATGAAAAAGTTGAAAAACCAGGAGAATTGATGGAAGGTTTtgaaatcacattttttaaaaaatattttggttgaTTTAGACTCTTTGGAGACAAATTTTTATCtagaataacattttagttcaaTCGACAGAACCAGGCAAATATGACAGTAGGTCTAGGCTTTTCACAAGCCGATTGATATTTTGATCCCTTTAGAATCTAAGGAGTCTGAATTTTATCAGgagtaatatttttattttaattgacaGAGCCAGTGATAAGAAAAATATctgtattacatctagattgatagcaaaaaacaaaaaggggaaggggggggggggggcagggagAGCAAGTCCCACACAGGATCTCAGATTTAGGAGTCTGGTAGAGCTAAATAGtaatgaaagaaatatttttcatttaaaagaaatatatacatagtaaTGGGAACACATTATCATAAACTGAATTCATATAACGTCTGTAAACCCAATAGTTAAATGTCCAAAGAAAACTTTCTTCTAAGGTGAAGAGTTGCACTTAGGATTATTGATTAAGGGCATGTTGACTGAGTATTTAAGCCCTTGGCTTTTGGACCATGGGTCTGAAATCTCATTGAAGTTTGGGATATAAGGacacccttgagtccacccaactctaataggtaacagacattagttgggtaaagtaaaagCTGTCTGTTATTGTGATGGCTAAATGACATCCTCCTTAACCTCTGGccatacagatgacctttatatcatgtgccctatagattgcaaggtctaaaaggggtactttacttactatattgatacattttttttatcataataattttGAAGGAAACAGCAGCCTTGCAGAAAGTTGATTGTCTTGGTACATTATCCTAGATTGCTAAagcacatgtatatatatatagtcaagtAACATTAAATATAATAGATTGTCTAGATATTATTTTTCAGTGTATgagttaaacaaaaattaactgTATAGTATGTAATCTGGTCAGTATATGATCAATGTATAGAACAAAAGACTCTTTGCTATCCATAAGGCCACAGTTCTTTGattaaagttaaaataaattatggcttttatatagctttactttcatgcttatagcatgctcagagcgctttggtccaatctcagttgtggaccagtgatgGGGAGGGGGTACCTAGGAGAaagtttttccgtgctgcctttaggggctcagtaaacacaactctgccagagtcaggtgtcgagcctcgagcccccttcatagatagccaaaccaagttcaagcgcacttagcctctcgaccccTCTTCCCACTTATAACCACGCTTAAAACCAGCAAACAACATGCTTGAATATCAACATATGAAAACATTAGTAGCACCTTAGTCCAGGCAATATTAAGAGTACGCAGTGTTGGCCCACAGAGTGTACACAAATGTCGAATGCAAGTACTTGATACGTTCTGACATCCAGAGATAtctaatgtttgtaaaatacaGTCATAAGTTTCTGTAAGCCCTggaatctgaaaaa contains:
- the LOC106069485 gene encoding uncharacterized protein LOC106069485, whose amino-acid sequence is MQVPTLKHFSHLTLIQCLVNADSPSLWLGSKCLALLKQLDHGSWGEESNELLRRLVKYYKHKVTSKLVEALLPSNAKTLCLKSCNQITGDCLNKILHRCTHLVSLDLSALPDLNFHLVGLFSLDNGCKYGTLTVVDLDGCTQVTDTVVQNLLRNATSLQSLNIAQTNITDKVFLMDEVKQLAREALIEIPGLTETYDCILQTLDISGCQNVSSTCIRHLCTLCGPTLRTLNIAWTKIECTAFLYLSGLGLPAAVRYYNEFTDKKAPKTSTLAQTLKEFDDLSRKVKRLFNWKHDRRSGTDLLCSNAHKRINGSIQKQGKSHSENIVPCSLSDGSENYCQKGQQDLLLMERRTGNDTHSTESLAASLQCSNPSKVLDAHFDNKETIHSQVLSDFSEPLTLSSDPINLNTGTAEQESTFNAVGMPPNNALGDSGPIMAFYKPAITSFCCCGYAFDEDLCLLYFEQFLCSNSSLTSLRVYGGKTSPIVSDRILQKIGTFCPELTQISLEGCDRITDVGIMQLMQLNNLTEIDFTGVPFIDDNVIAPLVEFYQLSRFRVAETMITNNSLLMIALGRFPLKLTDLDLSWCEDIESDDGLNAIASNCRNLQKLTLRESCVTTLTLNLLAQNCSMITVLNISSNMNAVNDSALIMLSENLTLLEKINLDWNSQLTDGAIHALLTNCTRLTYVNLEGVKEITSAPFIKIISIPEELASFLEEYIKKNQFAFADGTFSPNLAKFPCLPHRSTTFCTELMYLNLTYCDFVEDDVLQNIAAVTQGSLTIIEYYGQEVKGTMENFINNTFTDSIVGS